Proteins co-encoded in one Scyliorhinus torazame isolate Kashiwa2021f chromosome 31, sScyTor2.1, whole genome shotgun sequence genomic window:
- the LOC140404630 gene encoding aurora kinase A- and ninein-interacting protein gives MKRKRKLENPRVEECDVWLDTRQLKRKKMEPRSVSKLLSLLSRRHCNVEVAVNFTQTRAPPRCVRQTTVSSFFLPTPKGKTEKLPNTSTLGVASPDSGPSTTIGREPPASQAELVTDGDFRRVSGCPALGSEGKAPSGVPSLPPADFTQLHFTPDSQASRATSHRKAARPPAGDCTSGGGNGAAEGQHDDRPPRAQPSGASVPGPLPSTSQRTVNRERGRSRRQEAPHSPKKLNPARGEDCLPENKENVFGQRTNLNPAPSKRPLGSRGTNLPLHCRNGPRGTESPPSKRPNAPRSDQNTLSLLFSQDSQGNRVISHRYPDSRFGAGVPGGRNLPSEHCIDALSGVPESDLAVASERQADVCPPERLLFTQDSDGNVVIRHL, from the exons ATGAAACGCAAAAGGAAGCTGGAAAACCCGAGGGTGGAGGAATGTGATGTTTGGTTGGACACCAGGCAGCTGAAGAGGAAGAAAATGGAG CCCCGTTCCGTTTCGAAGCTGCTGAGCCTCCTGTCCAGAAGGCACTGCAACGTTGAAGTGGCTGTGAATTTCACACAGACGAGAGCTCCTCCGCGGTGCGTCAGGCAGACAACCGTCTCTTCCTTCTTCCTCCCCACGCCCAAAG GTAAAACAGAGAAATTGCCAAATACGTCAACCCTGGGTGTCGCCTCACCAGATTCTGGCCCAAGCACCACCATCGGTAGGGAACCGCCTGCAAGCCAGGCTGAGCTGGTCACTGACGGTGATTTCCGCAGAGTCAGTGGCTGTCCCGCTCTGGGCAGTGAGGGCAAAGCGCCCAGTGGCGTCCCGAGCCTGCCACCTGCCGACTTCACCCAGCTGCATTTCACTCCAGATTCACAAGCGAGCCGAGCCACCTCGCACAGGAAGGCGGCCAGGCCGCCGGCAGGGGACTGCACGTCGGGCGGGGGCAACGGGGCTGCGGAGGGGCAGCACGATGACCGGCCTCCGCGGGCGCAGCCTTCCGGAGCATCCGTCCctggccctctcccctccacctcccaacGAACCGTGAACCGGGAAAGGGGGCGGTCGAGACGCCAGGAGGCGCCACATTCGCCCAAGAAGCTAAACCCGGCCCGGGGCGAGGACTGCCTTCCCGAGAACAAGGAAAATGTCTTTGGGCAGCGGACAAACCTGAATCCTGCGCCTTCGAAAAGACCCCTGGGGTCTCGGGGAACCAACCTGCCCCTGCACTGTCGGAATGGTCCCCGCGGCACTGAATCTCCGCCTTCTAAACGACCAAACGCACCGCGCAGCGACCAGAACACGCTGTCCCTTTTATTCAGCCAGGATTCACAGGGGAACCGGGTTATCTCCCACCGATACCCGGACAGCCGGTTTGGGGCGGGCGTCCCCGGTGGCCGGAACCTTCCATCGGAACACTGCATTGATGCCCTCAGCGGTGTTCCTGAGTCGGACCTCGCGGTAGCGTCCGAACGCCAGGCCGATGTCTGTCCGCCCGAACGTTTACTGTTCACACAAGATTCCGACGGCAATGTGGTGATCCGGCACCTTTGA